From a region of the Phenylobacterium koreense genome:
- a CDS encoding MarR family winged helix-turn-helix transcriptional regulator → MTHDLTLEDQLCYSLYATSMAINRIYKPLLDRLGITYPQYLVLSALWEEDGRTVGAIAERLSLESSTITPLVKRLEMASLVTRARQADDERRVLVSLTDRGRALKEESRCLGEALFTRSGMKAEELISLNREVLRLRSALTGNEIA, encoded by the coding sequence GTGACCCATGACCTGACCCTCGAAGACCAGCTTTGCTACTCGCTCTATGCGACGTCGATGGCGATCAACCGCATCTACAAGCCGCTGCTCGACAGGCTGGGGATCACCTACCCCCAGTACCTCGTGCTCAGCGCGCTGTGGGAGGAGGACGGTCGCACCGTCGGCGCCATCGCCGAGCGGCTGTCGCTGGAATCGAGCACCATCACGCCCCTGGTGAAGCGCCTGGAGATGGCCTCCTTGGTCACACGCGCGCGCCAGGCGGACGACGAGCGGCGAGTGCTGGTCTCACTGACCGATCGCGGGCGGGCGTTGAAAGAGGAAAGCCGCTGCCTGGGGGAGGCCCTGTTTACCCGGTCGGGCATGAAGGCCGAGGAACTGATCTCACTGAACCGGGAGGTGCTGCGATTGCGCTCCGCCCTGACCGGGAACGAGATCGCCTGA
- a CDS encoding ribonucleotide reductase subunit alpha gives MWRKSARHNFGYLPAMTETSHFQQLLAVAREQSEPHRLLFVFAAAELPDRPTPAQRAHFLAGRGGALAPLMCVDKSPSELTGFEALAAESELAGPPWQVVFAAALSGRDGKPPENDAVESALQSMVEAVRLGAFGRFAAYDRRGDPLVLS, from the coding sequence ATGTGGCGCAAGTCCGCGCGCCATAATTTCGGCTACCTGCCTGCCATGACCGAAACATCCCACTTCCAGCAACTCCTGGCCGTCGCCCGCGAACAGTCTGAGCCGCACAGGCTGCTGTTCGTCTTCGCGGCCGCAGAACTGCCCGACCGCCCCACGCCGGCCCAGCGCGCGCACTTTCTCGCTGGGCGCGGCGGGGCGCTCGCTCCGCTAATGTGCGTCGACAAATCGCCCAGCGAACTTACCGGATTCGAAGCCCTGGCCGCGGAATCCGAGCTCGCCGGCCCACCTTGGCAGGTCGTGTTCGCCGCCGCCCTCTCCGGTCGGGACGGCAAGCCCCCGGAAAATGACGCCGTCGAGAGCGCGCTTCAATCGATGGTCGAAGCCGTGCGCCTTGGCGCTTTCGGCCGCTTTGCCGCCTATGATCGACGGGGCGACCCACTCGTCCTTTCCTGA
- the cyoD gene encoding cytochrome o ubiquinol oxidase subunit IV, protein MAGARAASHGGLKAYTVGFVLSLGLTALSFAAVMSGLIPRETQLPAITVLAVIQLLVQLGFFLHLGASPEQRSNTAIFVLTILLIATVVAGSLWVIHNANVNMMPIQMSPEQARARE, encoded by the coding sequence ATGGCTGGCGCACGCGCAGCGAGCCATGGCGGACTGAAGGCCTATACGGTCGGGTTTGTCCTGTCGTTGGGGCTGACGGCGCTCTCCTTCGCGGCGGTGATGAGCGGCCTCATCCCCCGGGAGACGCAACTTCCGGCGATCACCGTGCTGGCAGTCATCCAGCTGCTGGTCCAGCTCGGCTTCTTCCTCCACCTCGGCGCCTCGCCCGAGCAGCGGAGCAACACCGCGATATTCGTCCTGACCATTCTGCTGATCGCCACGGTCGTCGCCGGCTCGCTGTGGGTCATCCACAACGCCAACGTCAACATGATGCCGATCCAGATGTCGCCCGAACAGGCGCGCGCCCGGGAGTAG
- the cyoC gene encoding cytochrome o ubiquinol oxidase subunit III, with protein sequence MNISVSSSSLAVIEPTTAEAHHAHDDGSRTVLGFWIYLMGDCLIFACLFATFAVLAENVAGGPSGRELFDLPYVAVETVLLLVSSFTFGVAALNIQTGDPGRVIFWLAATALVGAAFIGMEVHEFGLLIGEGATPGRSAFLSGYFTLVGTHGLHVTAGLVWLAVMIHQVYRFGLDGVVRRRLACVSLFWHFLDLVWVCVFTFVYLRGAI encoded by the coding sequence ATGAACATTTCCGTCTCCTCCTCGTCCCTGGCGGTGATCGAGCCGACCACCGCCGAGGCGCACCACGCCCATGATGACGGCTCCAGGACCGTTCTCGGCTTCTGGATCTACCTGATGGGCGATTGCCTCATCTTCGCCTGCCTGTTCGCGACCTTCGCGGTGCTCGCCGAAAACGTCGCCGGCGGCCCGAGCGGGCGCGAGCTGTTCGACCTTCCCTACGTCGCCGTCGAGACGGTCCTGCTGCTGGTGAGCAGTTTCACCTTCGGCGTCGCGGCCCTGAACATCCAGACGGGCGACCCCGGCAGGGTGATCTTCTGGCTGGCGGCCACCGCCCTGGTTGGCGCGGCGTTCATCGGCATGGAGGTTCACGAGTTCGGCCTGTTGATCGGCGAAGGCGCAACGCCTGGCCGCAGCGCTTTCCTCTCCGGCTATTTCACCCTCGTCGGGACGCATGGCCTGCACGTCACGGCCGGCCTCGTCTGGCTCGCCGTGATGATCCACCAGGTCTACCGCTTCGGACTGGACGGGGTCGTGCGGCGGCGGCTCGCCTGCGTCAGCCTCTTCTGGCACTTCCTCGACCTGGTCTGGGTCTGCGTCTTCACCTTCGTCTATCTGCGGGGAGCGATCTGA
- a CDS encoding PLP-dependent aminotransferase family protein, giving the protein MWKPRLIEDARMKYLGIVEALEADIRLGRVSRGDRLPPQRAIAEALDVDLTTVTRAFNEARRRGLVQAQAGRGTFISETLDSEVRELVRPLIDLSMNIPPQPIDFRKAIPSGVAAVLSSARGLLNLHYQESTGAEPDRQAAAGWLGRRIEGVAADRIVVTGGAQSALFAVCDLLLKRGDVVAAGAMTYPGMKAVAIQKGLTIEPLDMDDQGIIPAAFERACRERAPKALYVIPSIDNPTTATLPEDRRRALVTTARKHGVAIIEDDPYSPLRPDRLVSFAELASDITWHIATLSKCATPALRVAYVVAPTSAKALLLAGVLRATILMAPPLMSALASRWIADGALDDIAKAIRAENAERQKLATSILGGFGFAADPHGHHLWMRLPGHWRAVDFAEHADRAGVSIVPSSAFATVAHPVEAVRISLGVAPDRGDLEDALTQLASLITQPSLGARAVV; this is encoded by the coding sequence ATGTGGAAGCCACGGCTGATCGAAGACGCCCGGATGAAGTATCTCGGGATCGTCGAGGCGCTTGAGGCCGATATCCGGCTGGGTCGCGTGAGCCGAGGCGACCGCTTGCCGCCCCAGCGCGCCATCGCCGAGGCGCTGGATGTGGACCTGACCACCGTGACGCGAGCCTTCAACGAAGCTCGCCGGCGGGGCCTGGTGCAGGCGCAGGCCGGCCGGGGCACGTTCATCAGCGAGACGCTCGATAGCGAGGTCCGCGAGCTGGTCCGGCCGCTCATCGACCTGAGCATGAATATCCCGCCGCAACCCATCGACTTCCGCAAGGCCATCCCGAGCGGAGTCGCCGCCGTTTTGAGCAGCGCCCGCGGGTTGCTCAACCTGCACTATCAGGAGAGCACCGGAGCCGAGCCTGATCGCCAGGCCGCCGCCGGATGGCTCGGAAGGCGGATCGAGGGCGTGGCCGCGGACCGGATCGTCGTCACTGGCGGCGCGCAGAGCGCGCTGTTCGCCGTCTGCGACCTGTTGCTCAAGCGCGGCGACGTCGTCGCGGCCGGCGCCATGACCTATCCGGGCATGAAGGCCGTCGCCATCCAGAAAGGACTCACGATCGAGCCGCTGGACATGGACGACCAGGGGATCATCCCGGCAGCCTTCGAAAGGGCCTGCCGCGAACGCGCGCCCAAGGCGCTCTATGTGATCCCGAGCATCGACAACCCGACGACCGCGACCCTGCCGGAAGACCGGCGCCGGGCCTTGGTCACGACGGCGCGCAAGCATGGCGTCGCCATCATCGAAGACGATCCCTACTCGCCCCTTCGCCCGGACCGGCTGGTGTCGTTCGCCGAGCTGGCCAGCGACATCACCTGGCACATCGCGACGCTTTCGAAGTGCGCGACCCCGGCCCTGCGCGTGGCCTATGTGGTGGCGCCCACCAGCGCCAAGGCCCTGCTGCTGGCCGGCGTGCTGCGCGCGACGATTCTCATGGCGCCGCCGCTGATGTCGGCGCTGGCCAGCCGCTGGATCGCCGACGGCGCCCTGGACGACATCGCCAAGGCGATCCGCGCAGAGAACGCCGAGCGGCAGAAACTGGCGACGTCGATCCTGGGGGGGTTCGGCTTCGCAGCCGATCCGCACGGCCATCACCTGTGGATGCGCCTGCCGGGTCATTGGCGCGCCGTGGACTTCGCCGAGCACGCCGACCGCGCCGGCGTCTCGATCGTCCCGAGCTCAGCCTTCGCCACGGTCGCCCATCCGGTCGAGGCCGTCCGGATCTCCTTGGGCGTCGCGCCCGACCGAGGAGACCTGGAGGACGCCCTGACCCAGCTCGCCAGCCTGATCACCCAGCCCTCATTGGGCGCCAGGGCGGTCGTTTAG
- a CDS encoding organic hydroperoxide resistance protein, giving the protein MSVNVLYRTGAVATGGRDGHARSDDGRLDVQLSTPKELGGAGGEGVNPEQLFAAGYSACFLGALKVAAQQAKVKVPSDASVTATVGIGPRSEGGFGVTADLVISLPGVAREEAEALVAAAHQICPYSNATRNNLDVGLTVA; this is encoded by the coding sequence ATGTCCGTTAATGTTCTCTATCGCACCGGCGCTGTCGCCACTGGCGGCCGTGATGGCCACGCCCGGTCGGACGACGGTCGCCTAGACGTTCAGCTTTCCACGCCTAAGGAGCTCGGCGGCGCCGGCGGTGAAGGCGTCAATCCCGAGCAGTTGTTTGCGGCGGGCTATTCGGCCTGTTTCCTCGGCGCGCTTAAGGTCGCCGCCCAGCAGGCGAAGGTGAAGGTTCCCAGCGACGCCTCGGTGACCGCCACTGTCGGCATCGGCCCGCGCTCGGAAGGCGGCTTTGGCGTCACCGCCGATCTGGTCATCAGCCTGCCGGGCGTCGCCCGTGAGGAAGCGGAGGCCTTGGTCGCGGCCGCACATCAGATCTGCCCGTACTCCAACGCCACCCGCAACAACCTCGACGTCGGCCTGACCGTCGCCTGA
- a CDS encoding DUF308 domain-containing protein, with the protein MQDKVSQTRMAQRRTWLRNYYAVRFMVAAVWVVVAFTLAKALPPLAVVMLIAYPLWDALANLADARLNGGLAKNRTQAINVVVSLLTAIGVAVGGVVGMNAMLAAFGLWAFVAGLLQLATGVRRWKSYGAQWAMILSGAQSALAGAFFVKMAGGAQVDTLTTVAPYAAFGAFYFLVSALWLTARGAKATPPTAAA; encoded by the coding sequence ATGCAAGATAAAGTTTCGCAAACCCGCATGGCCCAGAGGCGGACCTGGCTGCGCAACTACTACGCCGTTCGCTTCATGGTGGCCGCCGTCTGGGTCGTCGTCGCCTTCACTCTGGCCAAGGCGCTGCCGCCGCTCGCGGTCGTCATGCTGATCGCCTATCCGCTCTGGGATGCGCTGGCCAACCTTGCCGACGCCCGGCTCAATGGCGGCCTGGCGAAGAACCGGACGCAGGCGATCAACGTCGTCGTCAGCCTCCTGACGGCCATCGGCGTCGCCGTGGGCGGCGTCGTCGGCATGAACGCCATGCTCGCCGCCTTTGGACTATGGGCGTTCGTCGCAGGCCTGCTGCAACTGGCCACGGGCGTCCGGCGCTGGAAGAGCTATGGCGCCCAATGGGCGATGATCCTCAGCGGCGCCCAGTCAGCCTTGGCCGGCGCCTTCTTCGTCAAGATGGCGGGCGGGGCGCAGGTCGACACCCTCACGACCGTTGCTCCCTACGCGGCTTTCGGCGCCTTCTACTTCCTGGTCTCCGCTCTCTGGCTCACCGCCAGGGGGGCAAAGGCCACGCCGCCGACCGCTGCGGCTTGA